The following are from one region of the Corynebacterium hindlerae genome:
- a CDS encoding RusA family crossover junction endodeoxyribonuclease, translating into MRYVLELPFTAPPLSMNDRGASKGAVFAKAAKNRDIFNTVLLLAKAARLPKNLEKVAVQLHYLPKDNRRRDTDNLTASAKPMYDALSAAGTGKQAGYGLVPDDDHLHMAKPEPVIHHHHKGQQPRMWLEITTETPQ; encoded by the coding sequence GTGAGATACGTGCTCGAACTCCCATTCACGGCGCCACCACTATCTATGAATGATCGTGGCGCGTCGAAGGGTGCGGTGTTCGCTAAGGCAGCGAAGAACAGGGACATTTTCAACACTGTTTTGTTGCTGGCTAAGGCAGCGCGGTTGCCGAAGAACCTTGAAAAGGTTGCGGTGCAGCTCCACTACCTCCCGAAGGACAACAGGCGTCGTGACACCGACAACCTCACAGCGTCAGCGAAACCCATGTACGACGCTTTGAGCGCCGCTGGTACTGGCAAGCAAGCAGGCTACGGGTTGGTTCCCGACGACGACCACCTGCACATGGCGAAACCAGAACCAGTCATCCACCACCACCATAAAGGCCAACAACCACGAATGTGGCTCGAAATAACCACGGAGACACCACAATGA
- a CDS encoding thioredoxin domain-containing protein, which yields MKILVWSKTDIECQQCRITKHQLKKQRIPHEVLMLADHPDKVSEFKDRQLFAAPVVQVLADGGAELDIWCGLRLEKLDKLARDYHGAAV from the coding sequence GTGAAGATCCTCGTTTGGTCGAAAACTGATATTGAGTGCCAGCAGTGCCGGATCACGAAGCACCAACTAAAAAAGCAACGCATCCCACATGAGGTGTTGATGCTCGCAGACCACCCGGACAAGGTGTCCGAGTTCAAGGATCGTCAACTGTTCGCAGCCCCGGTTGTGCAAGTGTTGGCCGATGGCGGTGCCGAACTGGACATTTGGTGCGGGCTGAGGCTGGAAAAGCTCGACAAGCTCGCCAGGGACTACCACGGGGCCGCCGTATGA
- a CDS encoding metallophosphoesterase has product MEPEYTPKTEFDGVSGFIQTGPRGEVTDADHADILRECGYDPSKVRIVGNPRISRWQRFDGEWLSAYRFHIESTESIPAWNLDELIEVAKAASFKQCLKEPGDGTIRVLQVGDLQLGKRENGPDGIGDLLKRYMRTLDAFVETIQPGQPVLVAHVGDCIEGIVSQGGKNQGYQTPLTGTEMVRVYRRLLMETVTTIAPHTNELVVAVVNGNHDEAQRQLNTKPGDGWATESAIAVKDALELAGGYEHVRVVVPPERQGHLTTKVGNTIFTIMHGHQLPRPGGCAGAEKWLKDAAFYQQPAAGAHFVLFGHFHQFQALTSGPRTFLCSNTYDGGSDWFAEHNGGAWQQPFATAFTTHGGQLLDLQPI; this is encoded by the coding sequence GTGGAGCCTGAATACACGCCTAAGACTGAGTTCGACGGTGTTAGCGGGTTTATTCAGACCGGGCCACGTGGTGAGGTCACGGACGCGGATCACGCCGACATTCTGCGTGAGTGTGGATATGACCCGTCGAAGGTGCGGATCGTGGGGAACCCGCGTATCAGCCGTTGGCAGCGGTTCGATGGGGAATGGCTGTCTGCTTACCGCTTCCACATTGAAAGCACCGAGAGCATCCCGGCGTGGAACCTGGACGAACTCATTGAGGTTGCCAAAGCAGCTAGTTTCAAACAATGTTTGAAAGAACCAGGTGACGGCACCATCCGCGTCCTACAAGTCGGAGACCTGCAGCTAGGCAAACGGGAGAACGGCCCCGATGGTATCGGTGACCTACTCAAGCGGTACATGCGCACCCTAGACGCGTTTGTGGAAACCATCCAGCCAGGACAGCCCGTGCTTGTCGCGCATGTCGGTGACTGCATCGAAGGCATCGTGTCCCAGGGTGGCAAGAACCAGGGCTACCAGACACCGTTGACTGGGACGGAGATGGTGCGTGTCTACCGACGCCTTCTTATGGAGACGGTCACGACGATTGCCCCACACACCAATGAGCTAGTCGTGGCCGTGGTCAATGGGAATCACGATGAAGCCCAACGCCAGCTCAACACGAAACCCGGTGATGGGTGGGCAACCGAATCAGCAATCGCAGTCAAAGACGCTTTGGAGCTTGCCGGTGGATACGAGCACGTCCGTGTTGTGGTGCCACCTGAGCGTCAAGGCCACCTCACCACCAAAGTCGGTAACACGATCTTCACCATCATGCATGGCCACCAACTCCCCCGCCCCGGTGGATGTGCGGGCGCGGAAAAATGGCTCAAGGATGCCGCGTTCTACCAGCAACCCGCAGCCGGTGCCCATTTTGTGTTGTTCGGACACTTCCACCAATTCCAAGCACTCACCTCAGGGCCTCGCACGTTCCTGTGCTCCAACACCTACGACGGCGGCTCTGACTGGTTTGCTGAGCACAACGGCGGTGC